The Ziziphus jujuba cultivar Dongzao chromosome 1, ASM3175591v1 genome segment CCTTTCAAACACTTCAAATTCCAACTGGTTGGTGCATGTCATGGTTTGCTTTGCTTGACAAAAGAGTTCCGGCCGAAGAAGGAAAAGTTTCCCACAACATTTATATGGAATCCTTCCATTAGGCTAGTCAAGGAAATTCTACCTCCGGATATCATCACTAGTGATCCATATTACATTACTTATAAAAATTGTGTTTCAGGGTTTGGTTTCGATTGTACAACTAATGATTATAAGGTTTTCCATATTTTGCTCGCGAAATTTAGTAAGCAAAATCATGATGTAGATCATGTTGTAATCAACTTGGTTCACTCTCTTAATGCAGATTCATGGAGAGTGATAGAGAATGATACCAATGCTGATGATGAATCTACCTATCCTACTATTTGTACCGGGTGTACCACATCTTTCAATGGTTCTTTCTATTGGATACCAAGTAAGAAATATGAATCTAGTCCGGAATTGATCAAGTGGTTTGATTTTTGTGATGAGAAAATTCGGAAAACAAGGCTGCCAAGAGCTGTAGTTAAGAATGACCAATATGTCGTGTGCATTGGATCACTCAAAAACTCACTTGTTGTGTTTGTTTCTGATGATGAACAAAAGAATAATTTTCAATGCAGAATCAGTGCATGGGTGATGATGAAGGAATTAGGTCAGACAACAACATGGGTTCATCAATTTTCAGTGCCAAACGATCCGCAAGTTGGATTGCCATTGGATATTGGATTGGATGGTGAAACTCTTTGCTGGAAGTTTCAAGATTCCATGGAAAATTCCAAATGCTTCTCCTACAGTATCGTTGTGTACGATGATGTAAAGCAGAGGAAGAGTATCAGAGAGGTAGATACACATATTGTCGAAGACTCTGATGTTGATAAACATATTCGTGTTCGTGAGACCTTCACTTATTCAGAAAGCCTACTTCTTTTAGGATTAAGGAAAGGAGTAGGCATCAACAGATACTAGAATGTGAAAGCTGATACATTTGTTCCTTGATTCCATCCtaccctttcttttttaattttaattttgtttttatattataagtTGTTCAACatttacagtttaatcatttgGTTTGTTTGAGAAGAGAGATCTATATACCAATTACCACATAAAAAGGAAATCAGTAAGACCTGAGAAAGAGACTTAACAATAGGTAGGTGGATATCTTTGCAGCCTCAAAATAATGCAccaaatgtgtgtgtgtgtgtgtgtgtgcatatgTTTGTAA includes the following:
- the LOC107433117 gene encoding F-box/kelch-repeat protein At3g23880-like: MLCDIPEEVLEEHVLWRLSVKTLVKLGFACKSLNAIVTAPRFISKHADWSAKNQPGYLINHGGCEITRLDKRFDFIEKLDFPFKHFKFQLVGACHGLLCLTKEFRPKKEKFPTTFIWNPSIRLVKEILPPDIITSDPYYITYKNCVSGFGFDCTTNDYKVFHILLAKFSKQNHDVDHVVINLVHSLNADSWRVIENDTNADDESTYPTICTGCTTSFNGSFYWIPSKKYESSPELIKWFDFCDEKIRKTRLPRAVVKNDQYVVCIGSLKNSLVVFVSDDEQKNNFQCRISAWVMMKELGQTTTWVHQFSVPNDPQVGLPLDIGLDGETLCWKFQDSMENSKCFSYSIVVYDDVKQRKSIREVDTHIVEDSDVDKHIRVRETFTYSESLLLLGLRKGVGINRY